One genomic window of Indioceanicola profundi includes the following:
- a CDS encoding OmpW/AlkL family protein, translating into MSRLATLATATCALVAASAFMPATASAKEAGDLLVRLRGLYVTPNESSSLSVGGADITGKAKVDDQVVPELDFSYFFTDNIAAELILATTNHDVKADGTPLGASVDLGDVWLLPPTLTLQYHLNPKGQVSPYVGAGVNYTIFYGEDAGAAQSVSYDDGFGWALQAGVDVAVTGNWFVNLDVKKLWLNTDVKITVNPTTVVDADVDLDPWIVGVGIGYRF; encoded by the coding sequence ATGTCTCGTCTTGCCACGCTTGCGACCGCAACCTGCGCCCTTGTGGCCGCTTCCGCTTTCATGCCGGCGACAGCGTCCGCCAAGGAAGCCGGGGATCTGCTGGTGCGCTTGCGCGGACTCTACGTCACGCCGAATGAGTCCAGCAGCCTTTCGGTCGGCGGCGCGGACATCACCGGGAAGGCCAAGGTGGACGACCAAGTCGTCCCCGAACTGGACTTCAGCTACTTCTTCACCGACAACATCGCGGCGGAATTGATCCTCGCCACGACCAACCATGACGTGAAGGCGGACGGAACGCCGCTGGGCGCCTCGGTCGATCTGGGAGATGTCTGGCTGCTGCCGCCGACCCTCACGCTCCAGTACCACCTGAACCCCAAGGGTCAGGTCAGCCCCTATGTCGGCGCCGGCGTGAACTACACCATCTTCTACGGCGAGGATGCGGGTGCGGCGCAGAGCGTCTCCTACGATGACGGCTTCGGCTGGGCGCTCCAGGCGGGCGTGGATGTCGCGGTGACGGGCAACTGGTTTGTGAACCTGGACGTCAAGAAGCTGTGGCTGAACACCGACGTGAAGATCACGGTGAACCCCACCACGGTGGTGGATGCGGACGTGGATCTCGATCCCTGGATCGTCGGTGTCGGCATCGGCTACCGGTTCTGA
- a CDS encoding penicillin-binding protein 1A, producing MRILLGLFSITLLLGIAAAAAFVWGLWHFGQGLPEHRQLADYDPPVSTRIHAGDGRMIAEFATERRVFVPIEAIPRRVARAFVSAEDQNFFEHSGVDWIAVARAVAQNVQNVAQGRRLIGASTITQQVARNFLLSNEVSWERKIREAILAHRIERAMGKDRILELYLNEIFLGNRSYGVGAAALAYFDKSLDELTIAESAFLASLPKAPDRYYRERFRGAAIARRDYVIGRMLEDDYITPAEAEEARAEPLTFRAERGVQMVQADYFVEEVRRELLGVYGEQKLYGGGLSIRTTLNPEVQTIARRELREGLMAFDRRKGWRGPVTRLENFDGWKDQLAAVDKPAGAEEWQLAVVLETTPEEAQVGLTDGSRGRILLEQLKWARKALDGDKLGPAVKQPSDAIVTGDVVLVEKLEKAVDPADAAAAELGDEAVEGDENAPAAADSYALRQVPEVQGALVAMDPHTGRVLAMVGGFSARISQFNRATQAHRQPGSAFKPFVYLAALQQGFTPSSLILDAPFAMDQGAGLGKWKPSNYTDRFYGPTPLRVGIEKSRNVMTVRLAQYVGMDPIVKIAREFGITENLPPHLSMSLGAGETTVLNLTSAYAMLVNGGKKIEPTFIDRVQDRTGKTIYRHDQRPCPGCEGLVWQDVAPTLGGAANDNASSPVRVAAAGPGLVSVPEGQEPPRHAMPVPNIPDDRPQVADPRHTYQIVSMLEGVVQRGTGIRIREVGKPLAGKTGTTNDSLDAWFVGFSPDLAVGIFVGYDQPRSLGTRETGSSIAVPIFRDFMAAALEGQPATPFRMPPGLRLVRVDAETGRPARPGDRGAIWEAFIPGTEPTGGEGVLDGSDDSSVWLSEGAAAQGRPRQPTVGTGTGGVY from the coding sequence ATGCGTATCCTACTCGGCCTGTTCTCCATCACGCTGCTGCTCGGTATCGCCGCGGCGGCGGCCTTCGTTTGGGGGCTGTGGCACTTCGGGCAGGGCCTGCCGGAGCATCGGCAGCTGGCGGACTACGATCCGCCGGTCTCCACCCGCATCCATGCCGGAGATGGACGCATGATCGCGGAGTTCGCGACGGAGCGGCGGGTGTTCGTACCGATCGAGGCGATTCCCAGGCGCGTCGCCCGCGCCTTCGTCTCGGCCGAGGACCAGAACTTTTTCGAGCATTCGGGCGTGGACTGGATCGCCGTGGCGCGAGCCGTGGCCCAGAACGTCCAGAATGTTGCCCAGGGCCGGCGGCTGATCGGCGCTTCGACGATCACCCAGCAGGTTGCTCGTAACTTCCTTCTTTCCAATGAGGTGAGCTGGGAGCGCAAGATCCGGGAGGCAATCCTGGCCCACCGGATCGAGCGGGCCATGGGCAAGGACCGCATCCTCGAGCTGTATCTGAACGAGATTTTCCTTGGCAACCGCTCCTATGGCGTGGGTGCCGCGGCGCTGGCCTATTTCGACAAATCGCTGGATGAGCTGACCATCGCGGAATCGGCGTTCCTGGCGTCCTTGCCCAAGGCGCCGGACCGGTATTACCGGGAGCGGTTCCGCGGCGCGGCCATTGCACGGCGCGACTACGTGATCGGCCGCATGCTGGAGGATGACTACATCACGCCGGCGGAGGCCGAGGAGGCCCGGGCCGAGCCCCTGACCTTCCGGGCTGAGCGCGGCGTCCAGATGGTTCAGGCCGACTATTTCGTCGAGGAGGTCCGGCGCGAACTGCTGGGCGTTTATGGCGAGCAGAAGCTCTATGGGGGCGGTCTCTCCATCCGCACGACTTTGAACCCGGAAGTCCAGACCATCGCCCGGCGCGAACTGCGCGAGGGGCTGATGGCTTTTGACCGCCGCAAGGGCTGGCGCGGCCCGGTCACCCGGTTGGAGAATTTCGATGGCTGGAAGGACCAGCTCGCCGCCGTCGACAAGCCCGCAGGAGCCGAAGAGTGGCAACTTGCCGTCGTGCTGGAGACCACGCCGGAGGAGGCGCAGGTCGGGCTCACCGACGGAAGCCGCGGGCGCATCCTGCTGGAACAGCTCAAATGGGCTCGGAAGGCATTGGACGGCGATAAGCTCGGCCCGGCCGTGAAGCAGCCTTCCGACGCCATCGTCACAGGCGACGTCGTTCTGGTGGAAAAGCTGGAGAAGGCGGTCGACCCGGCCGACGCCGCGGCTGCGGAACTTGGCGACGAAGCCGTTGAGGGGGATGAGAATGCGCCCGCCGCGGCGGACAGCTATGCCCTGCGGCAGGTCCCGGAGGTTCAAGGCGCGCTGGTGGCGATGGACCCGCATACCGGCCGCGTGCTGGCCATGGTGGGCGGCTTCTCTGCCCGGATAAGCCAGTTCAACCGCGCCACCCAGGCCCACCGCCAGCCCGGCTCCGCCTTCAAGCCCTTCGTCTATCTGGCCGCCCTTCAGCAGGGTTTCACCCCCAGCTCGCTGATCCTGGATGCGCCCTTCGCGATGGATCAGGGTGCTGGTCTGGGCAAGTGGAAGCCGTCCAACTACACGGACCGGTTCTATGGCCCGACACCGCTGCGCGTCGGTATCGAAAAGTCGCGCAACGTGATGACCGTGCGGTTGGCCCAGTATGTCGGCATGGACCCGATCGTAAAGATCGCACGGGAGTTCGGAATTACCGAGAACCTGCCGCCCCATCTCTCCATGTCGCTGGGAGCGGGCGAGACGACGGTCCTGAACCTGACATCCGCCTACGCGATGCTGGTCAATGGCGGCAAGAAGATCGAGCCGACCTTTATCGACCGTGTCCAGGACCGGACCGGCAAGACGATCTACCGCCACGATCAGCGCCCTTGCCCCGGTTGCGAAGGGCTTGTCTGGCAGGATGTGGCGCCGACATTGGGCGGTGCGGCGAACGACAACGCGTCGTCGCCGGTCCGGGTGGCCGCTGCCGGCCCTGGATTGGTGTCCGTGCCGGAAGGCCAAGAGCCGCCGCGTCACGCCATGCCGGTGCCGAATATTCCGGACGACCGGCCGCAGGTCGCCGATCCGCGTCACACCTACCAGATCGTCTCCATGCTGGAGGGCGTTGTCCAGCGCGGCACCGGTATCCGCATCCGGGAGGTCGGCAAACCGCTGGCTGGCAAGACCGGGACCACCAACGACAGCCTGGACGCCTGGTTCGTGGGCTTCTCCCCCGATCTGGCCGTCGGCATCTTTGTCGGCTATGACCAGCCACGCTCCCTCGGCACCAGAGAAACAGGCTCCAGCATCGCGGTTCCGATCTTCCGCGACTTCATGGCAGCGGCACTGGAGGGGCAGCCGGCGACCCCGTTCCGCATGCCGCCGGGACTCCGGCTCGTCCGGGTGGATGCGGAAACCGGCCGTCCGGCACGCCCCGGCGACCGCGGCGCGATCTGGGAGGCCTTCATCCCCGGCACCGAGCCGACTGGCGGAGAAGGGGTGCTGGACGGCAGCGATGACAGCTCCGTCTGGTTGTCGGAAGGCGCGGCCGCGCAGGGCCGTCCGCGCCAGCCCACCGTCGGCACCGGCACCGGCGGCGTGTACTAG
- a CDS encoding Rne/Rng family ribonuclease, which yields MAKRMLVDATHPEETRVVVVNGNKLEELDFEIASRKQLKGNIYLAKVIRVEPSLQAAFVEYGGNRHGFLAFSEIHPDYYRIPVADREALMREYERAAREEREEDEASAPELAEAEAESGSGVEDVPAGDEPVDEVGGTAPALPAGNGDDAADESGPSSEAHAIAPLEGAEGESPLASPAEQTVAAPDETVTEAPAEEPAKPKKRTTARRPRKTKAEKAGEAAAETPAEGADAGDQAAQAADGAAPAEGEKKKPVRRRKPKTVAMSAEPAESVEEEVEDVRKPRSVRPLKSYKIQEVIKRRQILLVQVTKEERGNKGAALTTYLSLPGRYCVLMPNTPRGGGISRKITNPADRKRLKDLLEGLDIPDGMSVILRTAGIERSQPEIKRDLEYLMRLWDNIREQTLQSVAPALIYEEANLIKRSIRDLYSQDVDDIWVEGEQGYRTAREFMRMLMPSHTRRVQHYQEEIPLFHRYQVEDQIDAMFNPVVQLKSGGYLVINQTEALVAIDVNSGRSTKERNIEETALKTNLEAADEVARQLRLRDLAGLIVIDFIDMEEGRNNAAVEKRLKEAMKADRARIQLGRISSFGLLELSRQRLRPSLQEINFERCPHCEGTGHIRSLESAALAVLRAIEEEGIRRRSSEITVTAATQITLYILNQKRDMLNAIERRYGFRVYLSADDSLIPPAHRLERIRAKLPGEDAPVAAITAERVFAETDRALEAEATDLDEVEQDDPEEVEAEAANGDAANGHQQNGNGDRDRRRRRRRRRGRDRDTDRGEGEQQAFGPAEDQSKPEAEVAQGFDAEEGEDDDEGDETEGQQSAEGENSHDANGDSRRKRRRGKRGGRRRARQREEEMQQSADTAEGDAAGIAGAQPAADVSEADASDITTPEVTTADAVPAAESATPEAMAATADVAPPGETVTEEAPAQEAPAPKKRATRSRKKATEDAAPEAAEAPAPKKRATRSRKKAAPEAAATEAPVAEAPAAEASATPAAGAAPAPEATDAPAAASAEDVPANPAITVNPPVEKPKKGWWSRLVKN from the coding sequence ATGGCCAAGCGTATGCTTGTGGACGCGACGCATCCGGAGGAAACCCGGGTTGTCGTCGTGAATGGGAACAAGCTGGAAGAGCTCGATTTCGAAATCGCCTCCAGAAAGCAGCTCAAGGGCAACATCTATCTCGCGAAGGTCATCCGGGTGGAGCCGTCGCTCCAGGCCGCCTTCGTCGAGTATGGCGGGAACCGGCACGGTTTCCTCGCCTTCTCCGAAATCCACCCCGACTATTACCGCATCCCGGTCGCTGACCGCGAAGCGCTGATGCGGGAATATGAGCGCGCCGCCCGCGAGGAGCGGGAAGAGGATGAAGCCTCCGCGCCCGAACTGGCCGAGGCTGAAGCCGAGAGCGGCAGCGGCGTCGAGGATGTTCCCGCCGGCGATGAACCGGTGGACGAGGTCGGCGGCACCGCCCCCGCCCTGCCCGCCGGAAATGGCGATGATGCCGCGGACGAAAGCGGCCCTTCCTCCGAGGCGCATGCTATCGCCCCGCTGGAGGGCGCCGAGGGCGAAAGCCCCCTGGCCTCCCCGGCCGAACAGACCGTCGCCGCCCCGGACGAGACGGTGACCGAGGCTCCCGCCGAAGAGCCGGCCAAGCCGAAGAAGCGCACCACGGCCCGTCGCCCCCGCAAGACCAAGGCGGAGAAGGCGGGCGAAGCCGCCGCTGAGACGCCTGCCGAGGGCGCGGATGCCGGCGATCAGGCGGCTCAGGCCGCCGATGGAGCCGCTCCGGCCGAGGGTGAGAAGAAGAAGCCGGTCCGCCGTCGCAAGCCCAAGACCGTTGCCATGTCCGCCGAACCGGCGGAGTCGGTCGAGGAGGAGGTGGAGGACGTCCGCAAACCCCGCTCCGTCCGCCCGCTGAAGAGCTACAAGATCCAAGAAGTCATCAAGCGCCGGCAGATCCTGCTGGTACAGGTGACGAAGGAGGAGCGCGGCAACAAGGGTGCGGCGCTGACCACCTACCTGTCCCTGCCCGGCCGCTACTGCGTGCTGATGCCGAACACCCCGCGCGGCGGCGGCATTTCCCGCAAGATCACCAACCCGGCCGACCGCAAGCGCCTGAAGGACCTGCTGGAGGGGCTGGATATTCCCGACGGCATGTCGGTGATCCTGCGCACGGCGGGTATCGAGCGCTCCCAGCCGGAGATCAAGCGCGACCTCGAATATCTGATGCGCCTCTGGGACAATATCCGGGAGCAGACGCTGCAGTCCGTTGCCCCGGCGCTGATCTATGAGGAAGCGAACCTGATCAAGCGCTCCATCCGCGATCTCTATTCGCAGGATGTGGATGATATCTGGGTGGAGGGCGAGCAGGGCTACCGCACCGCGCGCGAATTCATGCGCATGCTGATGCCCAGCCACACCAGGAGGGTCCAGCATTATCAGGAGGAGATCCCGCTCTTCCACCGCTATCAGGTGGAGGACCAGATCGACGCCATGTTCAACCCGGTGGTCCAGCTCAAGTCGGGCGGCTATCTGGTCATCAACCAGACCGAGGCGCTGGTCGCCATCGACGTCAACTCCGGCCGCTCCACCAAGGAGCGGAACATCGAGGAGACGGCGCTGAAGACCAACCTGGAAGCGGCGGACGAGGTGGCACGCCAGCTCCGTCTCCGCGATCTGGCCGGTCTGATCGTCATCGACTTCATCGACATGGAGGAAGGCCGTAACAACGCGGCCGTCGAGAAGCGCCTGAAGGAGGCCATGAAGGCCGACCGCGCCCGCATCCAGCTCGGCCGGATCAGCTCCTTCGGTCTGCTGGAGCTGTCGCGGCAACGCCTGCGCCCCTCCCTCCAGGAGATCAACTTCGAGCGCTGCCCGCATTGCGAGGGCACCGGGCATATCCGCTCGCTGGAGAGCGCCGCGCTTGCGGTGCTGCGTGCCATCGAGGAGGAAGGCATCCGTCGCCGCTCGAGCGAGATCACCGTCACCGCGGCGACTCAGATCACGCTCTATATCCTCAACCAGAAGCGCGACATGCTCAACGCCATCGAGCGGCGCTACGGGTTCCGGGTGTATCTATCCGCAGACGACAGCCTGATCCCGCCGGCCCACCGGCTGGAGCGCATCCGTGCCAAGCTTCCGGGTGAGGATGCGCCTGTGGCCGCCATCACCGCGGAGCGCGTCTTTGCCGAGACCGACCGCGCGCTGGAGGCCGAGGCCACCGACCTGGACGAGGTCGAGCAAGACGATCCGGAGGAGGTCGAGGCTGAGGCCGCCAATGGGGATGCCGCCAACGGGCACCAACAGAACGGCAATGGGGACCGCGATCGTCGCCGTCGCCGCCGTCGCCGTCGTGGCCGGGACCGTGATACCGACCGTGGCGAGGGTGAGCAGCAGGCCTTCGGTCCCGCCGAGGATCAATCCAAGCCCGAAGCGGAGGTCGCTCAAGGCTTCGATGCCGAGGAAGGCGAGGACGACGACGAAGGCGATGAGACCGAAGGCCAGCAGTCTGCCGAGGGCGAGAACAGCCACGATGCCAATGGCGACAGTCGCCGGAAGCGCCGCCGTGGCAAGCGCGGCGGTCGCCGTCGTGCCCGCCAGCGTGAGGAGGAGATGCAGCAGTCCGCCGACACGGCGGAAGGCGACGCCGCCGGGATTGCCGGTGCACAGCCTGCTGCCGACGTCTCCGAGGCGGATGCGTCGGACATCACCACGCCCGAGGTGACGACCGCTGATGCTGTCCCCGCCGCGGAAAGCGCCACGCCGGAGGCGATGGCGGCCACCGCTGATGTCGCCCCTCCGGGCGAAACGGTGACCGAGGAAGCTCCGGCCCAGGAGGCTCCTGCTCCGAAGAAGCGCGCCACCCGTAGCCGGAAAAAGGCCACTGAGGACGCCGCGCCCGAAGCCGCCGAAGCGCCCGCGCCGAAGAAGCGCGCGACGCGGAGCCGGAAGAAGGCTGCTCCGGAGGCTGCGGCCACCGAAGCACCTGTCGCCGAAGCACCTGCTGCCGAAGCGTCGGCAACTCCGGCCGCTGGGGCTGCGCCCGCTCCGGAAGCGACCGATGCGCCTGCCGCCGCATCTGCGGAGGATGTACCCGCCAACCCGGCGATCACGGTGAACCCGCCGGTGGAAAAGCCCAAGAAGGGCTGGTGGAGCCGACTGGTGAAGAACTGA
- the prfB gene encoding peptide chain release factor 2 (programmed frameshift), whose translation MRAETQAVVEAVQQSLALLRRHLDWEKSLYRLDELNALSEDPNLWNDSERAQKIMRERNQLDSAINGYRALEQELKDNVELIELAEADGDQEMIAEAEKALVAVRERAAKQELESLLSGEADANDCFVEVNSGAGGTESQDWALMLLRMYTRWAEQHGYKVELLDETPGEEAGIKSATIQVKGHNAFGWLKTESGVHRLVRISPFDSQARRHTSFSSVSVTPVIDDKIVVDIQEKDVRTDTYRASGAGGQHINKTDSAVRLTHIPTGIVVACQQERSQHKNRAKAWDMLRARIYEMELRKREEEAEKLEAQKTDIGWGHQLRSYVLQPYQMVKDLRTGVETSDSQGVLDGDIDRFLEAALASRIKGSADGEAAA comes from the exons ATGCGGGCCGAGACACAAGCGGTCGTCGAGGCTGTACAACAGTCCTTGGCGCTGCTGAGGAGGCATCTT GACTGGGAAAAATCCCTCTACCGCCTCGATGAACTGAACGCGCTGTCCGAGGACCCGAATCTCTGGAACGATTCGGAGCGGGCCCAGAAGATCATGCGTGAACGCAACCAGCTCGACAGCGCCATCAATGGATACAGGGCGCTGGAACAGGAGCTGAAGGACAATGTCGAACTGATCGAATTGGCCGAGGCCGATGGCGATCAGGAGATGATTGCGGAAGCTGAGAAGGCTCTGGTCGCGGTCCGGGAGCGTGCGGCCAAGCAGGAGCTGGAAAGCCTCCTGTCCGGCGAAGCGGATGCCAATGACTGCTTCGTGGAGGTGAACTCCGGCGCCGGCGGCACCGAGTCCCAGGACTGGGCGCTGATGCTGCTGCGCATGTACACACGTTGGGCGGAGCAGCACGGCTACAAGGTCGAGCTTCTGGACGAGACGCCGGGCGAAGAGGCCGGCATCAAGTCCGCCACCATCCAGGTGAAGGGGCACAACGCCTTCGGCTGGCTGAAGACGGAATCGGGCGTGCACCGGCTGGTGCGCATCAGCCCGTTCGACAGCCAGGCGCGGCGGCACACCTCCTTCTCCTCCGTCTCGGTCACGCCGGTGATCGATGACAAGATCGTGGTGGATATCCAGGAAAAGGATGTGCGCACGGACACCTACCGCGCTTCCGGCGCGGGCGGTCAGCACATCAACAAGACGGACTCGGCCGTGCGCCTGACGCACATTCCGACCGGCATCGTCGTCGCCTGCCAGCAGGAGCGGTCCCAGCACAAGAACCGGGCCAAGGCCTGGGACATGCTGCGCGCCCGCATCTATGAGATGGAGCTGCGCAAGCGCGAGGAAGAGGCGGAGAAGCTGGAAGCCCAGAAGACCGACATCGGTTGGGGCCACCAGCTCCGCTCCTACGTGCTGCAGCCCTATCAGATGGTAAAGGACCTCCGCACCGGCGTGGAGACATCCGACAGCCAGGGCGTGCTGGACGGCGACATCGACCGTTTCCTGGAAGCAGCCCTCGCCAGCCGCATCAAGGGCAGCGCGGACGGGGAGGCGGCGGCCTGA
- a CDS encoding DUF885 domain-containing protein: protein MIRLPRRSRHAVLSLAVGALLSGTAMTFAAPFLATSAVAAEQATAEDAKLSAFLDEVWQRNLDRFPTLRTQLGLAGDHSRWVPASDAFAEESAELTRKDLERMRREIDRNALSDAGLMNYRMFEYVAEDGLRAASHLYDTYPFTRLDGPHTNMPTLLASVHAVNSIKDAEDYISRLKGMPQVLREAEAAMQRRVKSGVVPPAFNFPPIAESSRAVVRGAPFDDTDADSLLWADFKGKVAALDADEAEKKRLLDSARAALLKEVKPAYTAYADAMEAIGRGVTGNHGIWAVPKGAEIYRDAIRHYTTVDHLDADKIHDLGLREVARIQEEMRGIMRQVGFKGDLKAFFDHLKTDPSFYYPDTEEGRQAYLAQATKVIETMSGKLDEYFGVKPKAPIEVRPVEKFRENSAPGAFYESPSLDGTRPAIFYANMADMKGLPKWDLETLAYHEGIPGHHMQLAIAQELTGVPEFRKVWFTSAYGEGWALYAENLAKQMGFFTDPYSDAGRLGAELFRAVRLVVDTGLHAKKWTREQAIDYMNENTPNSVVDNTREVERYMNWPAQALSYKVGMLEIQRLRAKAEAELGPRFDIRGFHDTVLSNGAVPLPILEELVDGWIAKMRQAG, encoded by the coding sequence ATGATCCGTCTTCCCCGCCGCTCCCGCCATGCAGTCCTGTCCCTGGCGGTCGGCGCGCTGTTGTCCGGTACGGCCATGACCTTCGCCGCCCCGTTCCTGGCGACGTCCGCCGTGGCGGCGGAACAGGCAACGGCCGAGGATGCCAAGCTGTCTGCGTTCCTGGACGAGGTATGGCAGCGGAATCTGGACCGTTTCCCGACGTTGCGGACCCAGCTTGGCCTCGCCGGCGATCACAGCAGATGGGTTCCCGCCTCCGATGCATTCGCGGAGGAATCGGCGGAGCTGACCCGCAAGGATCTGGAGCGCATGCGGCGCGAAATCGACCGGAACGCCTTGTCCGACGCCGGTCTGATGAATTACCGCATGTTCGAGTATGTGGCGGAGGATGGGCTGCGCGCGGCCTCGCACCTCTACGACACCTATCCCTTCACCCGGTTGGACGGGCCGCATACCAACATGCCGACGCTGCTGGCGAGCGTGCATGCGGTGAACAGTATCAAGGATGCGGAAGACTACATCTCCCGCCTGAAGGGCATGCCGCAGGTGCTGCGCGAAGCGGAAGCGGCGATGCAGCGCCGGGTGAAATCCGGAGTGGTTCCGCCGGCCTTCAACTTCCCGCCTATTGCCGAGAGTTCCCGCGCCGTCGTCAGGGGAGCCCCCTTTGACGACACCGACGCGGACAGCCTGCTCTGGGCCGACTTCAAGGGCAAGGTCGCGGCGCTTGATGCTGACGAGGCGGAGAAGAAGCGCCTTCTGGACTCGGCCCGCGCCGCACTCCTGAAAGAGGTGAAGCCGGCCTACACCGCCTATGCCGACGCGATGGAGGCCATCGGGCGCGGCGTTACCGGAAACCACGGCATCTGGGCCGTTCCAAAAGGCGCCGAAATCTACCGCGACGCCATCCGCCACTACACCACCGTCGACCACCTCGATGCGGACAAGATTCATGATCTCGGCCTGCGCGAGGTCGCCCGCATCCAGGAGGAAATGCGCGGCATCATGCGGCAGGTGGGCTTCAAGGGCGACCTGAAGGCCTTTTTCGACCATCTGAAGACGGACCCGTCCTTCTATTACCCCGATACGGAGGAAGGCCGGCAGGCCTATCTCGCCCAGGCCACCAAGGTCATCGAGACCATGTCCGGCAAGCTGGACGAATATTTCGGCGTGAAGCCGAAGGCCCCAATCGAGGTTCGGCCGGTGGAGAAGTTCCGTGAGAACTCCGCCCCCGGCGCCTTCTACGAGTCGCCGTCCCTGGACGGCACCCGGCCGGCGATCTTCTACGCCAATATGGCGGACATGAAGGGCCTGCCGAAATGGGACCTGGAGACTCTGGCCTATCATGAGGGCATTCCGGGCCATCACATGCAGCTCGCCATCGCCCAGGAGCTGACCGGCGTGCCCGAGTTCCGGAAGGTCTGGTTCACCTCCGCCTATGGCGAGGGCTGGGCGCTGTATGCCGAGAATCTGGCCAAGCAGATGGGCTTCTTCACCGATCCCTATTCCGATGCCGGCCGGCTGGGGGCGGAGTTGTTCCGCGCGGTGCGGCTGGTGGTGGACACCGGGCTGCACGCCAAGAAATGGACCCGCGAACAGGCCATCGACTACATGAACGAGAACACGCCCAACTCCGTGGTGGACAACACGCGGGAGGTGGAGCGTTACATGAACTGGCCGGCCCAGGCGCTGTCCTACAAGGTCGGCATGCTGGAAATCCAGCGGCTGCGCGCCAAGGCCGAGGCGGAACTCGGCCCCCGCTTCGATATCCGCGGCTTCCACGACACCGTACTTTCCAACGGCGCCGTGCCGCTGCCCATCCTTGAGGAGCTGGTGGACGGCTGGATCGCGAAGATGCGGCAGGCGGGGTAA
- a CDS encoding N-acetylmuramoyl-L-alanine amidase family protein, with the protein MATEMRLGVHPDKTRFVMELSRETAFRLVTERDPWRVAIDLPEIAFMPPAMPAGRGLIGRLRREPASSGVRIVLDTTSPVRVAWAEVIPPRDGKPPRFVLDLVQVDATGFVAAVLQGGTAQSALPAVAATPDLRQVQPPARSAAPAAKPPPEPQLAASVALTSRLVPAAVSGMGVAVPVPRAKPTPPSKPLIVLDPGHGGQDPGAIAVTGAKEKDITLAAALELRRQLLATGRYRVAMTRETDVFVRLRDRVANARALGADLFISLHADSIGRKEVRGLSVYTLSEKATDREADMLAQRENRADAIVGMDLSGEADEVVSILINLAQRDTRNQSLRLASLTVREVGKQVKLLPHPQRSAGFAVLTAPDVPSILVEMGYLSHPADAKLLSSAGHRQKLARGLVRAVDDYFGGQIFASRS; encoded by the coding sequence GTGGCGACCGAGATGCGGCTCGGCGTGCATCCCGACAAGACCCGCTTCGTTATGGAGCTGAGTCGGGAAACGGCCTTCCGGCTGGTGACGGAGCGCGACCCCTGGCGCGTTGCAATCGACCTTCCCGAGATCGCGTTCATGCCGCCCGCCATGCCCGCCGGCCGCGGCCTGATCGGGCGCTTGCGACGTGAACCGGCGTCCAGCGGGGTGCGGATCGTGTTGGATACCACATCTCCGGTACGCGTCGCCTGGGCCGAGGTGATTCCTCCCCGTGACGGCAAGCCGCCGCGCTTCGTTCTGGATCTGGTGCAGGTGGATGCGACGGGCTTCGTCGCTGCCGTTCTGCAAGGCGGGACCGCACAGTCTGCGCTGCCGGCCGTGGCTGCAACGCCGGACCTCCGGCAGGTACAGCCGCCGGCACGCAGCGCGGCTCCCGCGGCGAAGCCCCCGCCCGAACCGCAACTTGCCGCTTCTGTGGCCCTGACGTCCCGACTGGTGCCGGCTGCGGTGTCCGGCATGGGGGTGGCGGTGCCGGTGCCCCGCGCGAAGCCGACTCCGCCAAGCAAGCCTCTCATCGTTCTCGATCCCGGACATGGCGGCCAGGACCCCGGCGCTATCGCCGTGACCGGCGCCAAGGAGAAGGACATCACCCTGGCCGCCGCCCTTGAGCTGCGCCGCCAACTGCTCGCGACCGGGCGGTACCGGGTTGCCATGACCCGCGAAACGGATGTGTTCGTGCGGCTACGGGACCGCGTGGCGAATGCGCGGGCACTGGGCGCCGACCTTTTCATCTCGCTGCATGCCGACAGCATCGGCCGCAAGGAGGTGCGGGGGCTGTCAGTCTACACCTTGTCGGAGAAGGCCACCGACCGGGAGGCCGACATGCTTGCCCAACGCGAGAACCGGGCGGACGCCATCGTCGGCATGGATCTGTCGGGGGAGGCGGACGAGGTGGTCTCCATCCTCATCAACCTCGCCCAGCGGGATACCCGGAACCAGTCTCTCCGCCTTGCCTCACTGACCGTGCGGGAGGTGGGCAAGCAGGTGAAGCTGCTGCCGCATCCACAGCGATCCGCCGGATTTGCGGTGCTGACGGCGCCCGATGTGCCGTCGATACTGGTCGAAATGGGCTATCTCTCCCACCCCGCCGACGCGAAGCTGTTGAGCAGCGCCGGCCACCGGCAGAAACTGGCTCGCGGTCTGGTCAGGGCCGTGGACGACTATTTCGGCGGGCAGATATTCGCCAGCCGGTCATAG